GAGGCAGGCCACCCGTTTGGCGCCGGAGTTGTCGGCCACGTCCAGTTTGCTTTCCACTTGAATCATGACTCTACCCCTACACAGCCTTCTCGAGGACTTTCACCAGCTGCCAGCGTTTGCGGCGGGAAAGCGGGCGGCTCTCGATGATCTGCACCTTGTCGCCGACCATGCACTCGTTGGCAGGGTCGTGGGCCATGAACTTCTTCCGCCGGCTGATGTACTTCTTGTACAAGGGGTGCTTCACCACGGTATCCACCGTCACGACGATGGTCTTCTCGTTGGCGTTGCTTACAACCTTGC
The sequence above is drawn from the Oceanidesulfovibrio indonesiensis genome and encodes:
- the rpsQ gene encoding 30S ribosomal protein S17, which encodes MAETQKKSNKRVLVGKVVSNANEKTIVVTVDTVVKHPLYKKYISRRKKFMAHDPANECMVGDKVQIIESRPLSRRKRWQLVKVLEKAV